In bacterium, one DNA window encodes the following:
- a CDS encoding Nramp family divalent metal transporter, whose translation MSDDVRSAPAPGDASTVNAAADVLSGRSTRRGLARALPFLGPAFIASVAYIDPGNFATNIQGGAQFGYRLVWVVLASNLMAMLVQTLSAKLGIATGRNLAEMCREQFPRPVVWGMWVVSEIVAMATDLAEFLGAAIGFNLLLGVPLLGAGLLTGAATMAILALEHRGFRPLEAVITALVGVIAGSYLVETLLDRPGWAAIGHSVIHPVLGNSDAILLAVGILGATVMPHVVFLHSALTQNRIATKSPEQARRLFRFNVLDVAIAMTLAGLVNAAMLVMAASTFWVHGLTKIATIEEAHRTLVPLLGGASSFVFAISLLASGLSSSAVGTMAGQTIMQGFIHRQISVWVRRLVTMIPAIVVIMIGLDPTRTLVISQVILSFGLPFALVPLMLFTQRRRLMGVLTNGTLMTVAGWLVVGLIVLLNLYLLYQVFTGG comes from the coding sequence ATGAGCGACGACGTCCGGAGCGCGCCGGCGCCGGGCGACGCGTCGACCGTGAACGCCGCCGCCGACGTGCTGTCGGGGCGCAGCACTCGCCGGGGGTTGGCCCGCGCGCTTCCGTTCCTCGGGCCCGCGTTTATCGCGTCCGTGGCCTACATCGACCCCGGCAACTTTGCAACCAACATCCAAGGCGGCGCCCAGTTCGGCTACCGCCTGGTCTGGGTCGTGCTGGCCAGCAACCTTATGGCGATGCTCGTTCAAACACTGTCCGCCAAGCTCGGCATCGCCACGGGCCGGAACCTGGCCGAGATGTGCCGGGAGCAGTTTCCGCGCCCTGTGGTCTGGGGCATGTGGGTCGTCTCGGAGATCGTCGCGATGGCCACTGATCTGGCCGAGTTCCTCGGCGCGGCGATCGGTTTCAATCTCCTGCTCGGGGTGCCGCTGTTGGGGGCGGGGCTGCTCACCGGGGCGGCGACCATGGCCATTCTGGCGCTTGAGCACCGCGGGTTCCGCCCGCTGGAGGCCGTGATCACCGCGCTCGTCGGGGTGATCGCGGGGTCGTATCTGGTCGAGACGCTGTTGGACCGGCCCGGGTGGGCGGCGATCGGGCACAGCGTCATCCATCCGGTGTTGGGGAACAGCGACGCCATCCTCCTCGCCGTCGGCATCCTCGGGGCGACCGTGATGCCGCACGTCGTCTTCCTGCACTCCGCGCTGACGCAGAACCGGATCGCCACCAAGAGTCCGGAGCAGGCGCGGCGGCTGTTCCGCTTCAACGTGCTGGATGTCGCCATCGCGATGACCCTCGCGGGCCTGGTCAACGCGGCGATGCTCGTGATGGCCGCGTCGACGTTCTGGGTGCACGGGTTGACGAAGATCGCCACCATCGAAGAAGCGCACCGCACGCTCGTCCCGCTCCTCGGCGGCGCGAGCAGCTTCGTGTTTGCGATTTCGTTGCTCGCGTCGGGGCTCTCGTCGTCCGCCGTGGGGACGATGGCCGGGCAGACGATCATGCAGGGCTTTATTCACCGGCAGATCTCCGTCTGGGTGCGCCGACTCGTGACGATGATCCCGGCGATCGTGGTGATCATGATCGGGCTCGATCCGACGCGCACGCTGGTGATCAGCCAGGTCATCCTGAGCTTCGGGCTCCCGTTCGCCCTGGTGCCGCTCATGCTCTTCACGCAGCGCCGCCGGCTGATGGGCGTGCTGACGAACGGCACGTTGATGACGGTGGCCGGCTGGCTCGTGGTCGGCCTCATCGTGCTGCTCAATCTCTACCTGTTGTACCAGGTCTTCACGGGCGGTTGA
- a CDS encoding LD-carboxypeptidase: MLPAPRKPKRLAPGDTIGLVSPSGPTTPAGATTPEHIELARRRLLGAGFRTVLAPHALDVRGYLAGSDADRVADLHAMFADPAVQGILCVRGGYGTHRLLDALDYEMIRAHPKVFIGYSDITALHLAFHARSGFVTFHGPMTTALSRADPHDFLSCLRAVARPEPLGALANPPGAPPIETLVPGETEGELIGGNAALLTALLGTPYEPEFTGRLLFLEDLGDRIYRLDRKLAHLRLAGVFERVAGIIVGECRYPAEPEGLALRQVLDDLIVPLGKPAIYGLACGHGAYHLTLPVGVRAHLDATRGVVRILEAGVASD, from the coding sequence ATGCTGCCGGCACCCCGAAAGCCCAAGCGTCTTGCGCCCGGGGACACGATCGGGTTGGTGTCGCCGTCGGGACCGACGACACCGGCCGGAGCCACGACGCCCGAGCACATCGAGCTCGCGCGGCGGCGGCTTCTCGGCGCCGGGTTCCGCACGGTACTCGCCCCCCATGCGCTCGACGTCCGCGGTTACCTCGCCGGGAGCGACGCGGACCGGGTTGCCGACCTCCACGCGATGTTCGCCGATCCTGCGGTGCAGGGCATCCTCTGCGTGCGCGGCGGATACGGCACGCACCGACTGCTGGACGCACTGGACTACGAGATGATCCGGGCCCACCCGAAAGTCTTCATCGGCTACAGTGACATCACGGCGCTCCACCTCGCGTTCCACGCACGGAGCGGGTTTGTGACGTTCCACGGTCCGATGACGACGGCGCTTTCCCGCGCGGATCCGCACGACTTCCTCTCCTGCCTGCGGGCCGTGGCGCGCCCCGAGCCGCTCGGCGCGCTCGCCAATCCCCCGGGGGCGCCCCCGATCGAAACGCTCGTCCCGGGGGAGACCGAGGGGGAGTTGATCGGCGGCAACGCGGCGCTCCTGACCGCGCTGTTGGGGACGCCTTACGAACCCGAGTTCACGGGCCGGCTGCTGTTTCTCGAGGATCTGGGCGATCGCATCTACCGGCTCGACCGCAAGCTCGCTCACCTGCGCCTCGCAGGAGTGTTCGAGCGCGTTGCGGGGATCATCGTCGGAGAGTGCCGGTACCCCGCGGAGCCGGAAGGACTCGCGCTGCGCCAGGTCCTGGACGACCTCATCGTGCCGCTCGGGAAGCCGGCGATCTACGGGCTGGCGTGCGGACATGGGGCGTATCACCTGACGCTGCCGGTAGGCGTGCGGGCGCACCTCGACGCCACGCGGGGTGTGGTCCGCATCCTCGAGGCCGGGGTGGCCTCGGACTGA
- a CDS encoding metal-dependent transcriptional regulator produces the protein MAAITGVMQDYLKAIYKLERIHGVASTSDVAARLGVSAASATNMIKRLAHHRLVVRTPYRGFTLTPTGERIALETIRHHRLLELYLTQALGVSLDHVDREAERLEHVLSDDVEAKIAAMLGEPTRDPHGDPIPAKDGTVRDVRYPDLTQLPPGEAGVVDRVSDRRPDLLRRLAALGVLPGVAVCVIARLSGRRVRVELGGHQLVLTHDLAQGVYVR, from the coding sequence ATGGCCGCGATCACCGGCGTCATGCAAGACTATCTCAAGGCGATCTACAAGCTCGAGCGAATCCACGGCGTCGCGTCGACGTCGGACGTCGCCGCGCGGCTCGGCGTCTCCGCGGCGTCGGCCACCAACATGATCAAGCGGTTGGCCCACCACCGGCTCGTCGTCCGCACGCCGTACCGGGGGTTCACGCTGACCCCGACGGGCGAGCGCATCGCGTTGGAGACGATTCGCCACCACCGTCTGCTCGAACTCTATCTGACGCAGGCCCTCGGGGTGAGCCTCGACCACGTCGATCGAGAGGCCGAGCGCCTTGAGCACGTGCTGTCGGACGACGTCGAGGCCAAGATCGCCGCGATGCTGGGCGAGCCCACGCGTGATCCCCACGGCGATCCGATTCCGGCCAAGGACGGGACGGTGCGCGACGTGCGCTACCCCGATCTGACGCAGCTGCCTCCCGGAGAAGCCGGGGTGGTGGACCGCGTGAGCGACCGCCGTCCCGATCTGCTCCGGCGGCTCGCCGCGCTCGGGGTGTTGCCGGGCGTCGCCGTGTGCGTGATCGCGCGGCTCTCGGGGCGGCGGGTGCGCGTGGAGTTGGGGGGACATCAGCTCGTGCTGACACACGACCTTGCCCAAGGGGTGTACGTCCGATGA